CACGAGCAGCGCGACCGCAACGCCGCCGCGTTGCGGGCCGACAGCGGACAGACGAGCGAGGTTCGCCCCTGCCAGGTCGATGCATCGCCCTCGAACTCACTCAACCAGGGCGCCGGCCCCGACGCGAAGACCACCAGCCGGGCACCCTGTGCCTGGCGCACGAGGCCGAACTCCCCGTCCGTCCCCTTGAACACCGACGAGTGAACGACGTCGCCGCCGAGCGAGGTCAGTGCGATCATGCGATTCGGACTCCAGGAACCCAAACCCAATCTTGACACGACGGCCCGTCGCTGTTAGTGATGTCTCGTGCCAACGAATCGTTCTCTCCATGCCCGGCCCGGCCGGCCCGCTCCGCGGGACCCCCTGGCCGATTTCCACGAACCGCCGAAGGACAGCGCCAGTCGCATCGTCGACTACGTCCGCGACCTCGTGGTCCGCGGCGGCCTTCGACCGGGCGATCGTCTGCCGGCCGAACGCGAGCTGGCCATCCAACTCGGGGTCAGCCGCCCGACGATCCGTGCCGGCCTCAAGGGGCTCGCGGCCATGGGCACCGTCACCACCCGTCACGGTGCCGGCACGTTCATCAACCAGTCTCCCGTGCTTCGCAGCGAACCGCTCAACCTGCTCGCGGCGCTGCATGGTTTCACGCGCGAGGAGATGTACGAGACGCGGCGGATGCTCGAGGTCGCGGGTGCCGGTCTCGCCGCCGAACGCGGGACGCCCGCGCACATCTCGATCATCGCCGACGAG
This Vicinamibacterales bacterium DNA region includes the following protein-coding sequences:
- a CDS encoding FadR/GntR family transcriptional regulator, giving the protein MPTNRSLHARPGRPAPRDPLADFHEPPKDSASRIVDYVRDLVVRGGLRPGDRLPAERELAIQLGVSRPTIRAGLKGLAAMGTVTTRHGAGTFINQSPVLRSEPLNLLAALHGFTREEMYETRRMLEVAGAGLAAERGTPAHISIIADEVTSLFASMEDRRTFLVYDIRFHRAVANASGNPIVAALVEMVSALYYDQRRTTAERATGPNLRDAAEAHRRIYLAIRARDAEGAREAMNDHLQTSAAYQAAEEHTARQPPPDTPAPASTTGGTRRRKS